From a region of the Argiope bruennichi chromosome 8, qqArgBrue1.1, whole genome shotgun sequence genome:
- the LOC129981706 gene encoding uncharacterized protein LOC129981706 — MNGTQILLRLLCLLVPVLTSTPEPQCTLMELHRCLQSLQTQSNDLAFAATRYELLTLCSTLKESVSCVDNHMKHCFTVTQRKVFNHVVAGARQVLLELCVPGAIQEAYLKHAPCFKNVSLAEDKCAPKYRYLMELSENVNQRQNVDDGLRESCCAFGEFVTCKYLHVSQDCGHDAALFLQQHLDRISSPLIHEHCAHYTYATDACSPTSTTSPLHHHSASLFIFFLTWILAHRITCLDSFPQMLT, encoded by the exons TGCTAACGTCGACGCCCGAGCCTCAGTGTACTCTCATGGAGCTACATCGGTGCCTCCAGTCCTTGCAGACTCAGAGCAATGATCTGGCCTTTGCCGCCACTCGATATGAACTACTCACTCTCTGCAG CACACTGAAAGAGAGCGTTTCCTGTGTGGACAACCACATGAAACACTGCTTTACTGTCACGCAGAGAAAAGTGTTCAACCACGTGGTTGCTGGGGCCAGACAAGTGTTACTGGAACTGTGCGTACCAGGCGCCATCCAGGAAG CGTATCTGAAGCACGCCCCTTGCTTCAAAAACGTCTCCCTAGCCGAAGATAAATGCGCACCCAAGTACAGGTACCTCATGGAACTGTCGGAGAACGTCAATCAGCGGCAAAATGTGGACGATGGACTTCGGGAATCGTGCTG TGCATTCGGAGAATTCGTGACTTGCAAATACCTCCATGTGAGTCAGGATTGCGGGCACGATGCAGCTCTCTTTCTTCAACAACACCTGGACCGCATTTCAAGTCCGCTAATCCACGAGCACTGTGCCCACTACACGTACGCGACGGACGCATGCTCACCCACCTCTACAACATCACCACTTCATCATCATTCCGCATCGCTTTTCATTTTCTTCCTAACGTGGATACTTGCCCACCGGATCACGTGCCTCGACAGCTTCCCACAGATGCTCACGTGA